Proteins co-encoded in one Haladaptatus sp. ZSTT2 genomic window:
- a CDS encoding YccF domain-containing protein, giving the protein MAQRPLLVRALWFVAVGWWLTPALINIAWFLNATLILLPLGIKLINLVPTALTLKEPRSLSTPESSRGQHSLVIRLLYFIFIGWWLSLAWANIAAFFAITIIGLPIAYWMFNLLPFVTSLYRFDG; this is encoded by the coding sequence ATGGCACAACGCCCCTTGTTGGTTCGCGCCCTCTGGTTCGTCGCCGTTGGCTGGTGGCTCACCCCCGCACTCATCAACATCGCGTGGTTCCTGAACGCCACCCTCATCCTCCTCCCGCTCGGCATCAAACTCATCAACCTCGTCCCGACCGCCCTCACGCTGAAAGAGCCACGCTCGCTTTCGACACCGGAGTCGAGCCGCGGCCAACACTCACTGGTCATCAGACTCCTCTACTTCATTTTCATCGGCTGGTGGCTCAGCCTCGCGTGGGCGAACATCGCTGCCTTCTTCGCCATCACCATCATCGGCCTCCCCATCGCCTACTGGATGTTCAATCTGCTCCCCTTCGTCACCTCGCTGTACCGCTTCGACGGGTAA